The Burkholderia ambifaria AMMD genome has a segment encoding these proteins:
- the zwf gene encoding glucose-6-phosphate dehydrogenase, with amino-acid sequence MTNQPNQTEADQPVDMIIFGGGGDLAARKLLPALYMAHLHCNLPPQTRIIAVGRRDWGIDGYRKFMDEQSRPFIDEKAFDADAWARFLDLFKYVLIDVNAPEDYARLAEAARPDAIHVFYLSTSPELFTTICDNLSAAHLVDARSRVVLEKPLGHDLASAQAINDAVGRHFAESQIYRIDHYLGKETVQNLMVLRFGNPIFGPLWQAPSIRSVQITVAETVGVGSRAGFYDHTGALRDMVQNHLLQLLCIVAMEPPVSLDPDAVRDEKLKVLRSLRPMALSDVARDTVRGQYTAGAVDGQPVKGYLEEDNVPADSHAETFVALRAHINNWRWANVPFFLRTGKRLQRRQSEIVIEFADMPFSIIPTGPRHYSNRLVIQLQPEESIQLQMLAKEPGSGMKMVPVSLNLDLQQAIPERRAEAYERLLIDVIRGRLTHFMRRDELEAAWSWVEPILNGWKQLGDRPRLYTAGTFGPAASSALLARDNMSWSEEA; translated from the coding sequence ATGACGAATCAGCCCAACCAGACCGAAGCCGACCAGCCCGTCGACATGATCATCTTCGGCGGCGGCGGCGACCTGGCCGCCCGCAAGCTGTTGCCCGCGCTGTACATGGCGCACCTGCACTGCAACCTGCCGCCGCAGACGCGCATCATCGCGGTCGGCCGGCGCGACTGGGGCATCGACGGCTACCGCAAGTTCATGGACGAGCAGTCGCGCCCGTTCATCGACGAGAAGGCGTTCGACGCCGATGCATGGGCCCGCTTCCTCGACCTGTTCAAGTACGTGCTGATCGACGTGAACGCGCCGGAAGACTATGCGCGCCTCGCCGAAGCGGCGCGCCCCGACGCGATCCACGTGTTCTACCTGTCGACGTCGCCGGAGCTGTTCACGACGATCTGCGACAACCTGTCGGCCGCGCACCTCGTCGATGCGCGCTCGCGCGTCGTGCTCGAAAAGCCGCTCGGCCACGATCTCGCGTCGGCGCAGGCGATCAACGATGCGGTCGGCCGGCATTTCGCGGAATCGCAGATCTACCGGATCGACCATTACCTCGGCAAGGAAACCGTGCAGAACCTGATGGTGCTGCGCTTCGGCAACCCGATCTTCGGGCCGCTGTGGCAGGCGCCGAGCATCCGCAGCGTGCAGATCACGGTGGCGGAGACGGTTGGCGTCGGCAGCCGCGCGGGCTTCTACGACCATACCGGCGCGCTGCGCGACATGGTGCAGAACCACCTGCTGCAACTGCTGTGCATCGTCGCGATGGAGCCGCCGGTGTCGCTCGACCCGGATGCGGTGCGCGACGAGAAGCTGAAGGTGCTGCGCTCGCTGCGGCCGATGGCGCTGTCGGATGTCGCGCGCGATACTGTGCGCGGCCAGTACACGGCCGGCGCGGTCGACGGCCAGCCGGTCAAGGGCTATCTCGAGGAAGACAACGTGCCGGCGGACAGCCACGCGGAAACCTTCGTCGCGCTGCGCGCACACATCAACAACTGGCGCTGGGCGAACGTGCCGTTCTTCCTGCGCACCGGCAAGCGGCTGCAGCGCCGCCAGTCGGAAATCGTGATCGAGTTCGCGGACATGCCGTTCTCGATCATCCCGACCGGCCCGCGCCACTACAGCAACCGCCTCGTGATCCAGCTGCAGCCGGAAGAATCGATCCAGCTGCAGATGCTCGCGAAGGAGCCGGGCAGCGGGATGAAGATGGTGCCCGTCAGCCTGAACCTCGACCTGCAGCAGGCGATTCCGGAACGGCGCGCGGAAGCCTACGAGCGGCTGCTGATCGACGTGATCCGCGGGCGCCTCACGCACTTCATGCGCCGCGACGAGCTCGAAGCCGCGTGGTCGTGGGTCGAGCCGATCCTCAACGGCTGGAAGCAGCTGGGCGATCGTCCGCGTCTCTACACGGCCGGCACGTTCGGGCCGGCGGCCTCGTCGGCGCTGCTCGCGCGCGACAACATGTCGTGGTCCGAGGAAGCCTGA
- a CDS encoding LysR family transcriptional regulator: MKITLDELQAFAAVVDSGSITAAAQQLDLTVSATSRTLARLEEKLKTTLLRRTTRRLELTEEGRAFLQDARAIIESVETAEEQMLARREMPSGRLRVDAATPFMLHVIVPLVHGYRERFPKVELELNSNEGIIDLLERRTDVAIRIGRLKDSTLHSRRIGNSRLRILASPAYLEAHGQPRKVEDLARHTLLGFTQPESLNVWPILGADGEPCRIEPAIWSSSGETLRQLALEGAGVVCLSDFMTAQDREAGRLVQVLARQTLDVEQPINAVYYRNTAISSRIASFVDYMIEVLGGSSGGSGAPARRKAAWLEPL, from the coding sequence ATGAAGATCACGCTCGACGAACTCCAGGCCTTTGCCGCCGTGGTCGACTCCGGTTCGATCACCGCTGCCGCGCAGCAGCTCGACCTCACCGTGTCGGCCACGAGCCGCACGCTCGCGCGGCTCGAGGAGAAGCTGAAGACCACGCTGCTGCGCCGGACCACGCGCCGGCTCGAATTGACCGAAGAAGGGCGTGCGTTCCTGCAGGATGCGCGCGCCATCATCGAATCGGTCGAGACCGCCGAGGAGCAGATGCTCGCGCGGCGCGAGATGCCGTCGGGGCGCTTGCGCGTCGATGCCGCGACGCCGTTCATGCTGCACGTGATCGTGCCGCTCGTGCACGGCTACCGCGAACGGTTCCCGAAGGTCGAACTGGAGTTGAACAGCAACGAGGGGATCATCGACCTGCTGGAGCGGCGCACCGACGTCGCGATCCGCATCGGCCGGCTCAAGGATTCGACGCTGCACAGCCGGCGCATCGGCAACAGCCGGCTGCGCATCCTCGCGAGCCCCGCATACCTCGAAGCGCACGGCCAGCCGCGCAAGGTCGAGGATCTCGCCAGGCACACGCTGCTCGGCTTCACGCAGCCCGAATCGCTGAACGTCTGGCCGATCCTCGGCGCGGACGGCGAGCCGTGCCGCATCGAGCCCGCCATCTGGTCGTCGAGCGGCGAGACGCTGCGGCAGCTCGCGCTGGAGGGCGCGGGCGTCGTGTGCCTGTCGGATTTCATGACCGCGCAGGATCGCGAGGCCGGCCGGCTCGTGCAGGTGCTCGCGCGGCAGACGCTCGACGTCGAACAGCCGATCAACGCGGTGTATTACCGGAACACCGCGATTTCGTCGCGGATCGCGTCGTTCGTCGATTACATGATCGAGGTGCTGGGCGGCAGCAGCGGCGGCAGCGGGGCGCCGGCGCGGCGCAAGGCTGCGTGGCTGGAGCCGCTGTAA
- a CDS encoding MFS transporter has translation MPLALLALTISAFAIGTTEFVIVGLIPTIGADLGVSLPSAGLLVSLYALSVAIGAPLLTALTGRVPRKTLLAALMALFTVGNLVAWQAPGYESLIVARVLTGLAHGVFFSVGSIIATTLVPKDKAASAIATMFSGMTVAFVAGIPLGTFIGQHFGWRATFLVVALFGLVAFVGAVAFVPRGLPRTPPAPLARQFRVLAQPRLLLVYAMTAVGYGGSLIAFTYMAPLLEQIAGFTPSQVSLVLVGYGVSVAFGNVWGGKLADAVGPVKALKRIFLLLAIVLLALTFTVHVKWLAVLTMLAWGAVAFGNVPGLQVYVVKQARHFAPDATDVASGFNIAAFNLGVAGGSSLGGLIVANVGLGHTPWIAAVVTLGAFALTALSGRLDRGQGLPERTAEPVELAH, from the coding sequence ATGCCACTTGCCCTGCTTGCGCTGACCATCAGCGCATTTGCCATCGGCACCACCGAATTCGTGATCGTCGGGCTGATCCCGACGATCGGCGCCGACCTCGGCGTCAGCCTGCCGTCGGCCGGCCTGCTCGTCAGCCTCTATGCGCTGAGCGTCGCGATCGGCGCGCCGCTCCTCACCGCGCTCACCGGCCGCGTGCCGCGCAAGACGCTGCTCGCCGCGCTGATGGCGCTGTTCACCGTCGGCAACCTCGTGGCCTGGCAGGCGCCCGGCTACGAATCGCTGATCGTCGCGCGCGTGCTCACCGGCCTCGCCCACGGCGTGTTCTTCTCGGTCGGCTCGATCATCGCCACCACGCTCGTGCCGAAGGACAAGGCCGCCAGCGCGATCGCCACGATGTTCAGCGGGATGACCGTCGCGTTCGTCGCCGGCATTCCGCTCGGCACCTTCATCGGCCAGCACTTCGGCTGGCGCGCGACGTTCCTGGTCGTCGCGCTGTTCGGCCTCGTCGCGTTCGTCGGCGCGGTCGCATTCGTGCCGCGCGGCCTGCCGCGCACGCCGCCGGCGCCGCTCGCCCGCCAGTTCCGCGTGCTCGCCCAGCCGCGCCTGCTGCTCGTCTATGCGATGACGGCGGTCGGCTACGGCGGCTCGCTGATCGCGTTCACCTACATGGCACCGCTGCTCGAACAGATCGCCGGCTTCACGCCGTCGCAGGTCAGTCTGGTGCTGGTCGGCTATGGCGTGTCGGTCGCGTTCGGCAACGTGTGGGGCGGCAAGCTCGCGGACGCCGTCGGCCCGGTCAAGGCGCTCAAGCGGATCTTCCTGTTGCTCGCGATCGTGCTGCTCGCGCTGACCTTCACGGTGCACGTGAAGTGGCTGGCGGTGCTGACGATGCTCGCATGGGGCGCCGTCGCATTCGGCAACGTGCCGGGGCTGCAGGTGTACGTCGTCAAGCAGGCGCGCCACTTCGCGCCGGACGCTACCGACGTCGCGTCGGGCTTCAACATCGCCGCGTTCAACCTCGGCGTCGCGGGCGGCTCGTCGCTCGGCGGCCTGATCGTCGCGAACGTCGGCCTCGGCCATACGCCGTGGATCGCCGCCGTCGTCACGCTCGGCGCCTTCGCGCTGACCGCATTGAGCGGCCGCCTCGACCGCGGCCAGGGCCTGCCCGAGCGCACGGCCGAACCCGTCGAACTTGCCCATTGA
- a CDS encoding MoaF-related domain-containing protein, producing MNASTQRPPFAGRTFEVRYDGLTALNAYDEDGLHMRYEITEGPYAGAKGEVAYTWRHVAGETYAISWQEADRATVVHLDDFAAGTSHAFFTAASLDFHRLEGSLRAR from the coding sequence ATGAACGCATCGACCCAACGTCCGCCGTTCGCCGGCAGGACTTTCGAAGTCCGTTACGACGGCCTCACAGCGCTGAACGCGTATGACGAGGACGGCCTCCACATGCGCTACGAGATCACCGAAGGCCCGTACGCCGGCGCGAAGGGCGAAGTCGCGTACACGTGGCGGCACGTCGCCGGCGAGACCTACGCGATCTCGTGGCAGGAAGCCGACCGCGCAACCGTCGTGCACCTCGACGATTTCGCCGCCGGCACGTCGCACGCATTCTTCACCGCGGCTTCGCTCGATTTCCACCGGCTCGAAGGCAGCCTGCGCGCGCGCTGA
- a CDS encoding LLM class oxidoreductase, translating to MSTSLDKLARGGFSIGIELPLDNDWSLAGAAKRQHDGRRPGVPDLTLHATLARLADTLGFRALWVRDVPVYDPSFGDAAQVFETFSYLGYLAGITRDILLGTAAVVLPLREPLLTLKSAATIQELSDGRLLLGVASGDRPVEYPLFGRDFASRGANFRDQIALLRDGARGHLPPGLDVLPAARSPVPLLVAGLAQQTPAWIGEHMDGCLAYPGTPDDHLQRAANWRAVAGDKPYVSFIHLDLAEDPHEPLQRHRFGARAGRIALTEELAAMRDAGVQHIGLHLRRNRRPLDETMAEIAADVLPAFHPASNPHTCVA from the coding sequence ATGTCCACTTCACTCGACAAGCTCGCCCGCGGCGGCTTCAGCATCGGCATCGAATTGCCGCTCGACAACGACTGGTCGCTGGCTGGCGCCGCGAAGCGCCAGCATGACGGCCGCCGTCCCGGCGTGCCCGACCTGACACTTCATGCGACGCTCGCGCGACTGGCCGACACGCTCGGCTTCCGCGCGCTCTGGGTGCGCGACGTGCCGGTGTACGACCCGTCGTTCGGCGATGCCGCGCAAGTGTTCGAGACCTTCTCGTATCTCGGCTACCTCGCCGGCATCACCCGCGACATCCTGCTCGGCACGGCAGCCGTCGTGCTGCCGCTGCGCGAACCGCTGCTGACGCTGAAATCGGCCGCGACGATCCAGGAGCTGAGCGACGGACGCCTGCTGCTCGGCGTCGCGAGCGGCGACCGGCCGGTCGAATATCCGCTGTTCGGCCGCGACTTCGCGTCACGCGGCGCGAATTTCCGCGACCAGATCGCGCTGCTGCGCGATGGCGCGCGCGGACACCTGCCGCCGGGCCTGGACGTGCTGCCGGCCGCGCGTTCGCCGGTGCCGCTGCTCGTCGCGGGCCTCGCGCAGCAGACGCCCGCATGGATCGGCGAACACATGGACGGCTGCCTCGCCTATCCGGGCACGCCGGACGATCACCTGCAGCGCGCCGCGAACTGGCGCGCGGTGGCCGGCGACAAGCCGTACGTGAGCTTCATCCACCTCGACCTCGCGGAAGATCCGCACGAACCGCTTCAGCGACACCGCTTCGGCGCGCGCGCCGGGCGCATCGCGCTGACGGAAGAGCTCGCGGCGATGCGCGACGCGGGCGTGCAACACATCGGCCTGCATCTGCGCCGCAATCGCCGGCCGCTCGACGAGACGATGGCCGAGATTGCCGCGGACGTGCTGCCGGCGTTCCATCCGGCCAGCAACCCGCACACGTGTGTCGCATGA